A region of the Terriglobia bacterium genome:
TCAAGAAGGCCGAGTCGGAGCGGATCGTCGTCGCGCTGCGCGACCGCGGCTTCCCGGTCGCTTACATCCTGGCTCCCGACGAGGGACACGGCTTCGCCCGCCCCGTGAACAACATGGCGATGATGGCGACGGCCGAGGCCTTCCTCGGCGAGCACCTCGGAGGCCGCGTCCAGAAGGGCGGCACGCCCGAGGCGATGGCCCGCCAGAAGGAGATCACCGTCGATCCGAAGTCGGTCGTCCTCCAGAAAGCGGTCGATGCGGCCTCGGTCGGAACCCCGAAGCCCGTGGCCGACCTTGCCGCGGTATCCTTGAACTATGCGGGGACGATCGCGGCGGGCGGCCAGAGCATCCCGATCTCGCTCACCCGGGTCATCAAGGACGAGGCTGGCGCCTGGGTCGTCACCGACACGATGAAGATGCCGATGGGTGAAGCGGTGGACACGGTCACCCTCGAGAAGGGGTCCCTCGTCGTCACGAAGCGCAACGTCAAGCAGGGACCGGTGACGATCGATCTCGAGTTCAAGGACGGCAAGGCCACCGGCACGATGGCCATGGGCGCCGAGCCCAAGCCGGTCTCGGCGGACCTCGGAGGGGCGCTTCTGGCCGACGGAGCGGGTTACGACGATGTCCTCGCACGGCTCCCGCTCGCCGAGGGGTACTCGGCGACCTTTCGCAACTTCGACCTCCAGAAGCAGAAGACGGCGCTCAGGCAGATCAAGGTGACCGGGATCGAGAACGCCAAGTCCGCCGCCGGGTCCTTCAAGACGTGGAAGGCCGAGGTCTCCTCCGCCGAGGGCGACCCCGGCGTCACGACGCTCTGGATCGCCACGGACTCACGCAAGGTCGTCAAGACGAGCGCCACGCTCCCGCAGATGGGTGGCGCGACCCTGACCCTGGAGCTCCAGCCATAGGAGAATCGTGAAGCGGCGCGGCCGGTCGGGTCGCGCCGCTCGAACGCAGCTCCGTCTCGTTCTTCAAGATGCCTCGTCGAGACAGGCAGGGCTCGAGGACGGCGAGCTTCATCGAGGAAGCATCGATCAGGCGACGTTGGACACGCCACGCACGCTTGCGGCGTGCGGGCCGGCCGCCCCACCCTCGTCCCCAACCGCGGGGCTTGACCCTTGCGCGTCGACACGAGCAGAATCCCGTTCACTCACGAGTTCATCGCGGTGCCGGTCCGATGTCGCGCCGCCGTCGGCAGCAGGAGGCACATCGTGGGGAATGCGCCCATCGACACCGACGGCCGCTTCCATCGGATGGAGCCGGAGCACTTCGGCCCCTTGACCGCAGCCGAGCCGACTCGCCCCACGCAGTGAGTCGACGAGTCGGCGTACGTCTTCCCGGCTGGGTCCGGCCGGAGCCTTCGGCGAACTGGCGGGTGGCAACCCGTGAACGGTGTCGACCTGCAGGAGAAAGCGTGATGGCGCCTTTCGTTTGCCCGTGGTGGCTGGGCTACTTCCTCATCAGCCCGCTGCGGCGCTACGCGCACGACCCCGGGCGAATCGTCGGCCCGCACATTGGACCCGGGATGACCGTGGTCGACTTCGGTTGCGGCATGGGTCACTTCAGCCTGCCGATGGCAACCATGGTCGGCCCGAAGGGTCGAGTCGTTTGCGTCGACATCCAGCCGAAGATGCTCGCCGGGCTCGCCCGCCGCGCCGCGAAGGCGGGCCTGACAGAGAGGCTCGACTTGCGCGTGGCGTCGCCGGATGGCCCGGGCCTCGCAGGGTTGGCCGGCCAGGTCGACTTCGTCCTCGCTTTCTACGTCGCTCACGAGTTGCCGGATTCGGCGCTCCTTTTCACCGAACTCGCCAGCACGCTCGCGACCCACCGGTGCCTGCTCTTGGCCGAGCCGATCCTTCACGTGCGAAAGGGATCTTTCTCGGACACCGTCGCGGCGGCCGAGAGAGCCGGATTCATGGTGGTCGACCGCCCGACG
Encoded here:
- a CDS encoding class I SAM-dependent methyltransferase, which gives rise to MAPFVCPWWLGYFLISPLRRYAHDPGRIVGPHIGPGMTVVDFGCGMGHFSLPMATMVGPKGRVVCVDIQPKMLAGLARRAAKAGLTERLDLRVASPDGPGLAGLAGQVDFVLAFYVAHELPDSALLFTELASTLATHRCLLLAEPILHVRKGSFSDTVAAAERAGFMVVDRPTIRRSRAVLLTRSEI